One window of Planktothrix serta PCC 8927 genomic DNA carries:
- the groES gene encoding co-chaperone GroES — MAAVSLSVSTVKPLGERVFVKVSASEEKTAGGIFLPDNAKEKPQVGEVVAVGPGKRNDDGSRSELEVKIGDKVLYSKYAGTDVKLGSDEYVLLAEKDILAIVS; from the coding sequence ATGGCTGCTGTATCTCTAAGCGTATCAACCGTTAAACCTTTAGGTGAGCGCGTTTTCGTCAAAGTAAGTGCGTCTGAAGAAAAAACCGCAGGTGGAATTTTTCTACCTGATAACGCCAAAGAAAAACCCCAAGTGGGCGAAGTTGTGGCAGTTGGCCCTGGCAAACGCAATGATGATGGTTCTCGCTCCGAATTAGAAGTCAAAATCGGTGACAAAGTTCTTTATTCTAAATACGCTGGCACTGACGTCAAACTCGGCAGCGATGAATATGTTCTGTTAGCAGAAAAAGATATCTTAGCCATCGTCAGCTAA
- a CDS encoding coiled-coil domain-containing protein: MTHSPFVPSSKTQLLAAFQQILAEQKRIESKVATKEQEAEQEKGKQILETAATYTVDTIVKGLADLQLDFGSIITELTEKLRTESTKLEELKRGIEIETQQLKEVHKIRIVADSLHILTQEHQEKLSLLEHNATIQQESLQKDTTTKHKIWEKEQQEFEISVEEETERLTRSREQAEADYNYELERTRRIETDEYEDMKRKLERELQELNQEKDKNWTERERILTANLGEFEANQQQVAGYEEELKQAYNNAKEEAIQEATREAKVKTDLLTKEWESMKQGYELQVLSLEQTIQRQNEQITQISTQLQETLKQAQDLAMRAFSSSTGSNSGNK, encoded by the coding sequence ATGACCCATTCCCCTTTTGTCCCCAGTAGTAAAACCCAACTTTTAGCAGCTTTTCAACAAATTTTAGCCGAACAAAAACGAATTGAATCAAAAGTTGCAACCAAGGAACAGGAAGCGGAACAAGAAAAAGGCAAACAAATTTTAGAAACGGCTGCAACCTATACCGTTGATACTATTGTTAAAGGGTTAGCAGATTTACAACTTGATTTTGGTTCCATTATAACAGAATTAACCGAAAAATTACGCACGGAGTCTACAAAATTAGAGGAGTTAAAACGAGGAATTGAAATTGAAACCCAACAGTTAAAGGAAGTTCATAAAATTCGCATTGTTGCCGATTCTCTCCATATTTTAACCCAAGAACATCAGGAAAAGTTAAGTTTATTAGAACATAACGCCACAATTCAGCAAGAAAGTTTGCAGAAAGATACAACCACAAAGCACAAAATCTGGGAAAAAGAACAACAGGAGTTTGAAATATCGGTGGAAGAAGAAACAGAACGTTTAACGCGCAGTCGTGAACAAGCAGAAGCAGATTATAACTATGAATTAGAACGAACTCGACGAATTGAAACCGATGAATATGAAGACATGAAACGGAAGTTAGAACGGGAGTTACAAGAATTAAATCAAGAAAAAGATAAAAATTGGACAGAACGGGAGCGAATTCTAACCGCAAATCTAGGGGAATTTGAAGCGAATCAACAACAAGTTGCGGGATATGAAGAGGAACTGAAACAAGCTTATAATAATGCTAAAGAAGAAGCAATTCAAGAAGCGACACGGGAAGCGAAAGTTAAAACCGATTTATTGACTAAAGAATGGGAATCTATGAAACAGGGTTATGAGTTACAGGTTCTCTCTTTAGAGCAAACAATTCAACGACAAAATGAACAAATAACTCAAATTTCTACTCAGTTACAAGAAACCTTAAAACAAGCTCAAGATCTTGCAATGCGAGCTTTTTCAAGTTCAACAGGTTCTAATAGTGGGAATAAATAG
- a CDS encoding MFS transporter has protein sequence MPTFLLVWLGQIISLFGSSLTEFALGVWVYQTTGSITQFALISVFIHLPNLLISPLAGAVVDRWSRRGAMILNDIISITGTLILMGLVFSQRLEVWHIYIAVSVSSISSAFQWPAYMASIPQLVPMNELSRANGMVQVSRAIAKISGPTIAGILVGSIGIGSILIIDSGTFILGLMTLLFVRFPQLEHSTSQRQPLNFKQLWKETRSAWNYILIRPGLRKLLSFFAVTYFTEGMLAILFWPLVLSFATSKELGLILSISGCGMLLGSVAVSVWGGPKNRMKAILWLVGLQGLCLCLGGFKPSVILAGIGGFGYLFARPFIVSSNHTIWQSKVPFELQGRIFSLQSIVERSLLILSHLTVGPLADRVLEPMMKPDGLLADSVGKIIGVGAGRGTGLLFMLIGILNLVAVLVAYRMPRLRRVEKEIPDAIGMISY, from the coding sequence ATGCCAACTTTTTTACTGGTTTGGTTGGGACAAATTATTTCCCTATTTGGTTCCAGCTTAACCGAATTTGCCCTAGGGGTTTGGGTCTATCAAACCACAGGTTCCATTACCCAGTTTGCCCTGATTTCCGTTTTTATTCATCTGCCCAATCTGTTAATTTCCCCCCTAGCAGGTGCGGTGGTAGACCGTTGGAGTCGTCGAGGCGCGATGATTCTCAACGATATCATTTCGATCACGGGAACGCTAATTTTGATGGGGCTGGTCTTTTCTCAGCGCTTAGAAGTTTGGCATATTTACATTGCTGTGTCCGTTAGTTCGATTTCCAGCGCCTTCCAATGGCCTGCTTATATGGCCTCAATTCCCCAACTGGTGCCCATGAATGAGTTGAGTCGTGCTAATGGCATGGTTCAAGTTTCTAGGGCGATCGCTAAAATTTCTGGGCCAACAATTGCCGGGATTTTAGTTGGCAGTATTGGCATTGGTTCAATTTTAATTATTGATTCAGGAACGTTTATTTTGGGGTTAATGACACTCTTATTCGTGCGGTTTCCCCAACTAGAACATTCAACTTCTCAACGACAACCGTTAAACTTTAAACAACTTTGGAAAGAAACCCGTTCCGCTTGGAATTATATTTTAATTCGTCCTGGGTTAAGAAAATTATTAAGCTTTTTTGCAGTAACTTACTTTACAGAAGGAATGCTTGCTATTCTATTCTGGCCGTTAGTATTAAGTTTTGCGACCAGTAAAGAGTTAGGATTAATTCTATCCATTAGCGGTTGCGGAATGCTCCTAGGAAGCGTTGCTGTCAGTGTTTGGGGTGGCCCCAAAAACCGCATGAAAGCAATATTATGGTTAGTCGGTTTACAGGGTTTATGTCTCTGTTTAGGCGGTTTTAAACCTTCAGTTATTTTGGCAGGAATTGGCGGTTTTGGTTATTTATTTGCTCGTCCCTTTATTGTCAGTAGTAATCATACAATCTGGCAATCTAAAGTCCCCTTTGAGTTACAAGGACGCATCTTTTCCTTACAAAGTATTGTCGAGCGATCGCTATTAATTTTATCTCATTTAACCGTTGGGCCTTTAGCCGATCGCGTTTTAGAACCCATGATGAAACCCGATGGACTCTTAGCCGATAGTGTGGGCAAAATTATTGGGGTGGGCGCCGGACGAGGAACTGGGTTATTGTTTATGTTAATAGGTATTCTTAATCTCGTAGCCGTGCTAGTTGCCTATCGAATGCCTCGGTTACGACGAGTAGAAAAAGAAATTCCCGATGCGATTGGTATGATCAGTTATTAA
- a CDS encoding coiled-coil domain-containing protein — protein MTKRMNDRNTKAEILEAYQELNEEKNALEAQIKQLNSTQNQVQQTRKEEIKPMTTTPAVKKPKMQQTIENLFLLQAGFGSAVSELSEQLTSEAIKLGELRQTVTHELQQLEELHDLETVDDDTLDHLVQRYEESAKTFDEELSLRRETLEQEIQEQQKAWQKEQEEYQRTVKERNETYKKSRFRDQETYDYNLKLQRDIDGDTYSQNKKTLYKELEDLQEEQEKQWTEREKTIAEREKLYAEVKAKVEEFPQKLEENIKRGKDLGRNIGNYQAKIKADLFAKEVEGQKQYYELRVKSLMETIQSQDTRLQTLSKQLDSALKQVQDLAVKAIEGASNVSSFQAVKEIALEQAKNPNKGK, from the coding sequence ATGACTAAACGCATGAATGATCGTAATACGAAAGCGGAAATTTTGGAAGCTTATCAAGAATTAAATGAAGAAAAAAATGCCTTAGAAGCACAAATTAAACAACTTAATTCTACTCAAAATCAAGTTCAACAGACCCGGAAGGAGGAAATTAAACCGATGACCACTACACCTGCGGTTAAAAAGCCGAAAATGCAGCAAACTATTGAGAATTTATTCCTATTACAAGCTGGGTTTGGAAGTGCGGTTAGTGAATTATCAGAACAGTTAACTTCAGAAGCGATAAAACTGGGAGAATTGCGACAAACTGTTACCCATGAATTGCAACAATTAGAAGAATTACATGATTTAGAAACCGTTGACGATGATACATTAGATCATTTAGTTCAACGGTATGAAGAAAGTGCTAAAACCTTTGATGAAGAATTAAGTTTACGACGAGAAACCTTAGAACAGGAAATCCAAGAACAGCAAAAAGCATGGCAAAAAGAACAGGAAGAATATCAACGCACGGTTAAAGAACGCAATGAAACGTATAAAAAATCGCGGTTTCGAGATCAAGAAACCTATGATTATAATTTAAAACTGCAACGAGATATTGATGGGGATACCTATTCACAGAATAAGAAAACTCTGTATAAAGAACTAGAAGATTTGCAAGAAGAACAGGAAAAACAATGGACTGAACGGGAAAAAACGATTGCTGAACGGGAAAAACTCTATGCAGAAGTCAAAGCTAAAGTAGAAGAATTTCCTCAAAAATTAGAAGAAAATATCAAACGCGGAAAAGATCTAGGACGGAATATTGGCAATTATCAGGCAAAAATTAAAGCTGATTTATTTGCGAAAGAAGTGGAAGGTCAGAAACAATATTATGAATTGCGCGTTAAGTCCTTAATGGAAACCATTCAAAGTCAAGATACTCGTCTACAAACTTTATCGAAACAATTAGATTCTGCGTTAAAACAGGTTCAAGATTTAGCGGTCAAAGCCATTGAAGGCGCTTCTAATGTCAGTTCGTTCCAAGCGGTCAAAGAAATTGCCTTAGAACAAGCTAAAAACCCCAATAAAGGGAAATAA
- the hpsP gene encoding hormogonium polysaccharide biosynthesis glycosyltransferase HpsP: MRILQIIPSISLVYGGPSQMVRGLSTALAKLGVNVTILTTNSNGDSGQAPLDVPLNRPVEENGYQVRYFPCSPFRRYKFSLDLLKWLKKHASEYDLAHIHALFSPVSSASATVARSQKLPYILRPLGTLDPADLNKKKQLKKLYAALLERPNIAGSAAIHFTSQEEAKISERFGVKTNDLVIPLGVTLPQLTQTPQAILSHLEIKPNAPIILFLSRIEPKKGLDILIPALEKVLKTGLDFQFILAGSNPQDPEYEIKIKQQIQQSPLGKKTIIPGFVTGEIKTALLTIADLFVLPSYYENFGIAVAEAMAVGTPVVISKGIYIWEDVEQAQAGWVGNGNIDQISSLIETALTNPRERQKRGLNAQSYALTYYSWDAIAQQMIQAYQGLIRP; encoded by the coding sequence ATGCGAATTCTGCAAATTATTCCTTCAATTTCTTTAGTTTATGGTGGCCCTAGTCAAATGGTACGGGGTCTTTCTACGGCCTTAGCTAAACTGGGAGTTAATGTCACGATTTTGACAACTAATTCTAATGGAGATAGCGGTCAAGCACCCTTAGATGTTCCTTTAAATCGACCTGTAGAAGAAAATGGTTATCAAGTTCGCTATTTTCCCTGTTCTCCCTTTCGTCGTTATAAATTTTCTTTAGACTTATTAAAATGGTTAAAAAAACACGCTTCTGAGTATGATTTAGCTCATATTCATGCGTTATTTTCTCCCGTAAGTTCAGCCTCGGCGACGGTGGCGCGTTCTCAAAAATTACCCTATATTTTACGACCATTAGGAACCCTAGATCCAGCCGATTTAAACAAGAAAAAACAGTTAAAAAAACTCTATGCAGCCTTATTAGAACGTCCCAATATTGCGGGGTCGGCGGCGATTCATTTTACCAGTCAGGAAGAAGCAAAAATCTCGGAACGATTTGGAGTCAAAACTAACGATTTAGTGATTCCGTTAGGGGTAACATTACCCCAATTAACCCAAACTCCTCAAGCAATTTTATCTCACTTAGAAATCAAGCCCAATGCTCCGATTATTTTATTTTTATCTCGAATAGAACCGAAGAAAGGACTGGATATTTTAATCCCCGCGTTAGAAAAAGTCTTAAAAACAGGATTAGACTTTCAGTTTATTTTAGCAGGTTCTAATCCTCAAGATCCCGAATATGAAATTAAAATCAAACAACAAATTCAACAATCTCCTTTAGGCAAAAAAACAATTATTCCAGGGTTTGTGACGGGAGAGATTAAAACCGCATTATTAACAATAGCCGATTTATTTGTCTTACCTTCCTATTATGAAAATTTTGGCATTGCAGTAGCAGAAGCCATGGCTGTCGGAACTCCGGTGGTTATTTCTAAAGGAATTTATATTTGGGAAGATGTGGAACAAGCCCAAGCAGGTTGGGTAGGAAATGGAAATATTGATCAAATATCAAGCTTAATAGAAACCGCATTAACGAATCCACGAGAACGTCAAAAACGAGGGTTAAATGCTCAAAGTTATGCCTTAACTTATTATAGTTGGGATGCGATCGCGCAACAAATGATCCAAGCTTATCAAGGATTAATTAGACCCTAG
- a CDS encoding ImmA/IrrE family metallo-endopeptidase — protein MSILKPYRFYRRESIERRANEILRRMQTTPNFAPEWPFEASLVADFLDLGVVWDCIPPDEQGAIAARILPTERLIEINEEIQEKSKGFIESTIAHEIGHWILHINHDQLELRDSESCENQWDEPFVCRGATVESHLASIEWQAQYFASCLLMPRPILEEKRQGRDLTQWRHLYNMKDELGVSISNLTNRLQELGWISIPKGERTIYPGKAA, from the coding sequence GTGAGTATCCTGAAGCCGTACCGCTTTTATCGTCGAGAGTCGATTGAGCGTCGGGCCAATGAGATTTTGCGACGGATGCAAACCACGCCCAATTTTGCTCCAGAGTGGCCGTTTGAAGCTTCTCTGGTGGCAGATTTCCTTGATTTAGGGGTGGTTTGGGATTGCATTCCGCCCGATGAACAGGGGGCGATCGCGGCTCGAATTTTGCCGACGGAACGACTCATCGAAATTAATGAGGAAATTCAAGAAAAATCCAAGGGATTTATTGAGTCTACAATCGCTCATGAAATCGGTCATTGGATATTACATATTAATCATGATCAATTAGAGTTAAGAGACTCAGAAAGTTGCGAAAATCAATGGGATGAACCCTTTGTTTGTCGAGGCGCAACGGTTGAATCTCATCTGGCTTCGATTGAATGGCAAGCTCAATATTTTGCCAGTTGTTTATTAATGCCTCGCCCGATTTTAGAAGAAAAACGTCAGGGACGAGATTTAACCCAATGGCGACACCTTTATAACATGAAAGATGAGTTGGGGGTGAGTATTTCTAATTTAACCAATCGTTTACAAGAATTGGGTTGGATTTCAATTCCTAAAGGGGAACGTACAATTTACCCCGGAAAAGCTGCTTAA
- a CDS encoding DUF3122 domain-containing protein, translating into MMFRLLTRTFILPMTLFFLILGSHLFIQEPAWAVIRQQQEAPGQMLYQSRHTLPDETGKSWQVVLFKRVKNEQIKTLDLRLVGFPDQAVFIHPQNLEISTPQGKLLEAEDQFAKKSPAPNVGEYNLKEVLPQLSSTEQVKLNLPLEDKRHTLTLPAPVILEWQELLK; encoded by the coding sequence ATGATGTTCAGATTATTAACCCGAACTTTCATCCTGCCGATGACTTTATTTTTCCTAATCTTAGGAAGCCATTTATTCATCCAAGAACCTGCATGGGCTGTCATCCGACAACAACAAGAAGCCCCCGGACAAATGTTATATCAATCTCGCCATACTTTACCCGATGAAACCGGAAAATCTTGGCAAGTTGTTCTATTTAAACGAGTGAAGAATGAACAAATTAAAACCCTAGATTTACGCCTAGTAGGATTTCCTGATCAGGCTGTATTTATTCATCCTCAAAATTTAGAAATTAGCACTCCTCAAGGAAAACTTTTGGAAGCCGAGGATCAATTTGCTAAAAAGTCACCTGCTCCTAATGTTGGTGAATATAACCTCAAGGAAGTTTTACCCCAACTGTCCTCAACAGAACAGGTCAAATTAAATTTACCTTTAGAAGATAAACGACACACTCTAACTCTCCCGGCTCCTGTCATTTTAGAATGGCAAGAATTGCTCAAATAA
- the groL gene encoding chaperonin GroEL (60 kDa chaperone family; promotes refolding of misfolded polypeptides especially under stressful conditions; forms two stacked rings of heptamers to form a barrel-shaped 14mer; ends can be capped by GroES; misfolded proteins enter the barrel where they are refolded when GroES binds): MAKRIIYNENARRALERGMDILAESVAVTLGPKGRNVVLEKKFGAPQIVNDGVTIAKEIELEDNVENTGVALIRQAASKTNDAAGDGTTTATVLAHAMVKEGLRNVAAGANPIELKRGIDKATNFLVEKIAEHARQVEDSKAIAQVGSISAGNDEEVGKMIASAMDKVGKEGVISLEEGKSMTTELEITEGMRFDKGYISPYFATDTERMEAILEEPYLLITDKKITLVQDLVPVLEQVARSGRPLVIVAEDIEKEALATLVVNRLRGVLNVAAVKAPGFGDRRKAMLEDIAVLTGGQLITEDAGLKLENTKLDMLGKARRITLTKDNTTIVAEGNEAPVKARCEQIRRQMEETESSYDREKLQERLAKLAGGVAVIKVGAATETEMKDRKLRLEDAINATKAAVEEGIVPGGGTTLAHLAPQLEEWANANLTHEALTGALIVSRALSAPLKRIAENAGVNGAVVAERVKEKDFNVGYNASSNEFVDMFEAGIVDPAKVTRSALQNAASIAGMVLTTECIVVDKPEPKDNAPAGAGAGMGGDFDY, encoded by the coding sequence ATGGCTAAACGTATTATCTACAACGAAAATGCTCGTCGTGCATTAGAGCGTGGTATGGACATCCTGGCGGAGTCCGTTGCTGTCACTCTTGGCCCCAAAGGTCGCAACGTTGTATTAGAAAAAAAATTTGGTGCGCCTCAAATTGTGAATGATGGCGTCACCATTGCTAAAGAAATTGAACTAGAAGATAACGTTGAGAATACTGGCGTTGCCCTGATTCGTCAAGCCGCCTCCAAAACCAATGATGCCGCCGGAGACGGAACCACCACTGCAACGGTTCTAGCTCACGCGATGGTTAAAGAAGGTCTGCGGAACGTGGCTGCGGGAGCCAACCCCATTGAACTCAAACGCGGTATTGATAAAGCTACTAACTTTTTAGTTGAAAAAATTGCCGAACACGCTCGCCAAGTGGAAGATTCCAAAGCGATCGCTCAAGTCGGTTCAATTTCTGCCGGAAACGACGAAGAAGTCGGTAAAATGATTGCTTCGGCGATGGATAAAGTCGGTAAAGAAGGCGTGATTTCCTTAGAAGAAGGAAAATCCATGACCACCGAATTAGAAATTACCGAAGGGATGCGCTTTGACAAAGGTTATATCTCTCCTTATTTCGCTACCGATACCGAACGGATGGAAGCGATTTTGGAAGAACCTTATCTGTTAATTACCGATAAAAAAATTACCTTAGTTCAAGACTTAGTGCCTGTTCTGGAGCAAGTCGCCCGTTCTGGCCGTCCTCTGGTGATTGTTGCTGAAGATATTGAAAAAGAAGCCTTAGCAACCCTGGTGGTCAACCGTTTGCGCGGTGTTCTGAATGTCGCTGCGGTTAAAGCGCCTGGGTTTGGCGATCGCCGTAAAGCCATGTTAGAAGACATCGCTGTGTTAACGGGTGGTCAACTGATCACTGAAGATGCAGGTCTGAAACTGGAAAATACCAAGCTGGATATGCTCGGTAAAGCCCGTCGCATCACCCTGACCAAAGATAACACCACCATCGTTGCTGAGGGCAATGAGGCACCTGTTAAAGCCCGTTGTGAGCAAATTCGCCGTCAAATGGAAGAAACTGAGTCTTCCTACGACCGGGAAAAACTCCAAGAACGCTTGGCTAAATTAGCGGGTGGCGTGGCTGTAATCAAAGTGGGTGCAGCCACCGAAACCGAAATGAAAGACCGCAAACTGCGTCTGGAAGATGCCATCAACGCCACCAAAGCAGCCGTTGAAGAAGGGATCGTTCCCGGTGGTGGTACAACATTGGCTCACTTAGCTCCTCAACTGGAAGAATGGGCGAATGCTAACCTGACCCACGAAGCCTTAACCGGAGCGTTGATCGTGTCTCGTGCATTGTCCGCGCCTCTGAAACGGATCGCTGAAAACGCGGGCGTTAACGGTGCTGTTGTGGCCGAACGAGTTAAAGAAAAAGACTTTAACGTCGGTTACAATGCGTCTTCTAACGAATTCGTGGATATGTTTGAAGCGGGTATTGTTGACCCGGCAAAAGTGACCCGTTCTGCGCTGCAAAACGCGGCTTCAATTGCAGGAATGGTGTTAACAACCGAGTGTATTGTTGTTGACAAACCGGAACCCAAAGATAATGCTCCGGCGGGTGCTGGCGCTGGTATGGGCGGCGATTTCGATTACTAA
- a CDS encoding type II toxin-antitoxin system HicA family toxin, translated as MRLPRVTASEVIRVLEHIAFTLNRQTGSHKIYKNYANQRVTVPYHAGEILHPKLLKSILNDAALTVEEFVRIKDEI; from the coding sequence ATGCGTCTGCCGCGGGTTACGGCTAGTGAAGTAATTCGGGTTTTAGAGCATATTGCTTTTACCTTAAATCGTCAAACTGGAAGTCATAAAATTTATAAAAATTATGCAAATCAGCGCGTTACTGTTCCTTATCATGCGGGAGAAATATTACATCCTAAGTTATTAAAAAGTATTTTAAATGATGCGGCGTTAACAGTAGAAGAATTTGTTAGAATCAAGGATGAAATCTGA
- a CDS encoding sulfotransferase family protein: MKAHFISGLPRSGSTLLAALLRQNPRFHAAMTSPVGGLVERMLEAMSENNEFSVFISPEQKRALIMSIFSAYYHPQADKEIIFDTNRLWCSKLPLILELFPEAKVICCVRNIAWIMDSIELLIRRNAFDVSRLFNNPAERATVYSRTEALSQGSRLVGYAYTALKEAFYSEQSASLLLVDYDLLTKNPTKTISLIYQFIGEEPFEHDFKNVEYQEPEFDNKLKTKGLHQVRSQVEFKPRKTILPPDLFERFDSLSFWTEATNSRASAIVAKAKETVKNEPLDHP, from the coding sequence GTGAAAGCTCATTTTATCTCAGGACTACCCCGATCAGGCTCTACTTTACTGGCGGCGCTGTTACGCCAAAATCCTCGGTTTCATGCAGCTATGACTAGCCCTGTGGGGGGGTTAGTTGAGCGGATGTTGGAAGCCATGAGCGAAAATAATGAGTTTTCGGTATTCATTTCCCCGGAACAAAAACGGGCGCTGATTATGAGCATATTTTCTGCTTATTATCATCCGCAAGCTGACAAAGAAATCATCTTCGATACCAATCGGCTTTGGTGCAGCAAATTACCATTAATTTTAGAACTCTTTCCCGAAGCAAAAGTTATCTGCTGTGTCAGAAATATTGCTTGGATTATGGATAGCATAGAGCTACTGATTCGGCGCAACGCCTTTGATGTTTCCCGGTTATTTAATAATCCAGCAGAACGAGCTACAGTCTACAGTCGCACCGAGGCATTAAGTCAAGGTTCGCGTTTAGTTGGTTATGCTTATACCGCCCTGAAAGAAGCATTCTACAGCGAACAGAGTGCTTCTCTCCTTTTAGTAGATTATGATTTATTAACCAAAAATCCGACTAAAACCATATCGTTGATTTATCAATTTATAGGTGAAGAACCTTTTGAACATGATTTCAAGAATGTGGAATATCAAGAGCCAGAATTTGATAATAAATTGAAAACAAAAGGGTTACATCAAGTGCGTTCTCAAGTCGAGTTTAAACCAAGAAAAACGATTTTACCGCCAGACTTGTTTGAGCGATTTGATAGCTTATCTTTTTGGACAGAGGCAACAAATAGTCGCGCTAGTGCGATTGTAGCGAAAGCGAAAGAAACTGTAAAAAATGAGCCTCTTGATCACCCCTAG
- a CDS encoding type II toxin-antitoxin system HicB family antitoxin produces MSENKFILPVVIEKDSDGYFAFCPSLQGCYTQGNSYEEVIDHLQDVIRLHIEDRLANDESVPVNQLVSLTTLEVQV; encoded by the coding sequence ATGTCTGAAAATAAATTTATTTTACCCGTTGTAATTGAAAAGGATAGTGATGGTTATTTTGCCTTCTGTCCTTCGTTACAAGGATGTTATACTCAAGGAAATTCTTATGAGGAAGTGATTGATCATCTTCAGGATGTGATTCGTTTACATATTGAAGATCGATTAGCAAATGACGAGTCTGTTCCTGTGAATCAACTGGTGAGTTTAACAACCTTAGAGGTTCAGGTGTAA
- a CDS encoding helix-turn-helix domain-containing protein has product MEQTFGKLIRQARKDKAYSQRQLAALLQVDFTYLSKLENDRADYPPKEDVIRGLARNLGLDEEELIFLAGRIPQHYETFLKENNKSMTALFRRMQENPNFAQQIFEAVREVE; this is encoded by the coding sequence GTGGAACAAACCTTTGGAAAGCTAATTCGTCAAGCTCGTAAAGACAAAGCCTACTCACAGCGCCAGTTAGCAGCGTTGTTGCAAGTGGATTTTACCTATTTATCGAAGCTGGAGAACGATCGCGCGGACTACCCGCCTAAAGAGGATGTGATTCGGGGGTTGGCGCGAAATCTCGGTTTAGACGAGGAGGAGTTAATCTTCTTGGCGGGCCGAATCCCGCAGCATTATGAGACATTTCTGAAAGAAAACAACAAAAGTATGACGGCGCTATTCCGCCGGATGCAGGAAAATCCCAACTTTGCCCAACAAATTTTTGAGGCTGTCCGGGAGGTTGAATAA